A window of the Streptomyces formicae genome harbors these coding sequences:
- a CDS encoding FAD binding domain-containing protein, with amino-acid sequence MTTHAPQAAQSVTLPVSLDEAVAALTAMPAAVPVAGGTDLMAAVNKGRLRPAGLVGLGRINEIRGWQYQDGHALLGAGLTHARMGRPDFAALIPALAASARAAGPPQIRNAGTLGGNIATAAPTGDALPVLAALEADLVIAGPGGARREIPVSHLLAGREMLGPAELIGFVRVPLLHAPQVFLKATGRTGPGRATASVAVVLDPARRGVRCAVGAIAPMPLRPLEAERWIASLIDWDGERGLAPEALAAFGEYVAAACIPDPQGDEQMPPAILHLRRTVAALARRALGRALS; translated from the coding sequence TTGACCACGCACGCACCGCAGGCGGCGCAGTCCGTGACGCTGCCGGTCTCGCTCGACGAGGCCGTGGCGGCGCTCACCGCCATGCCCGCCGCCGTGCCGGTCGCGGGCGGTACGGACCTGATGGCGGCCGTCAACAAGGGCCGGCTGCGGCCCGCCGGCCTCGTCGGGCTCGGCCGTATCAACGAGATCCGCGGCTGGCAGTACCAGGACGGCCACGCACTGCTCGGCGCCGGCCTCACCCACGCCCGGATGGGCCGCCCCGACTTCGCCGCGCTCATCCCCGCCCTCGCCGCCTCCGCGCGCGCCGCCGGCCCCCCGCAGATCCGCAACGCGGGCACCCTCGGCGGCAACATCGCCACCGCCGCCCCCACCGGCGACGCCCTGCCCGTGCTCGCCGCCCTGGAGGCGGACCTGGTCATCGCGGGCCCGGGCGGCGCCCGCCGCGAGATCCCCGTCTCCCATCTGCTGGCGGGCCGCGAGATGCTCGGCCCGGCCGAGCTGATCGGCTTCGTCCGCGTACCGCTCCTGCACGCCCCGCAGGTCTTCCTCAAGGCCACCGGACGCACCGGCCCCGGCCGCGCCACGGCGTCCGTCGCCGTCGTCCTCGACCCGGCCAGGCGCGGGGTGCGCTGCGCGGTCGGCGCGATCGCGCCCATGCCGCTGCGCCCGCTGGAGGCCGAGCGGTGGATCGCCTCGCTGATCGACTGGGACGGCGAGCGCGGCCTCGCTCCCGAGGCGCTGGCGGCGTTCGGGGAGTACGTGGCCGCTGCCTGCATCCCGGATCCGCAGGGCGACGAACAGATGCCGCCCGCGATCCTGCACCTGCGGCGCACGGTCGCCGCGCTGGCCCGACGAGCACTGGGGAGGGCGCTGTCGTGA
- a CDS encoding 2Fe-2S iron-sulfur cluster-binding protein, translated as MSTEENGPAPSRQQYEGGWQPIPQGEYDADATAFVQLPPDGALDTPLAAPGHGYVPPQFTPHAQPAPAAGTDPAAAGSWMVPPQHEPMPEPAGQHDQDPHATGRWSFPETEAAADGPSELTGQWTIPVAQGDLPDESGEFTTSALASQWGGGAPPATLPGGASAPWATAPETPEPPAEPAAPPVYPATLPGGASAPWATVPETPEPPAEPAGAGAPEPAAVPEAVVPEQAPGPGTAEGEAEAAGSAEPAEPDAPTADAPTARAVNDEHPHTSYVLRVNGADRPVTDAWVGESLLYVLRERLGLAGAKDGCSQGECGACNVQVDGRLVASCLVPAATAAGSEVRTVEGLATDGEPSDVQRALAKCGAVQCGYCIPGMAMTVHDLLEGNHAPTELETRQALCGNLCRCSGYRGVLEAVREVVTEREASAAAAAAAVADSDDEQTAEQARIPHQAPPGAGSVQPHPHDGGMA; from the coding sequence GTGAGCACCGAAGAGAACGGTCCGGCCCCCTCGCGGCAGCAGTACGAGGGCGGCTGGCAGCCCATCCCGCAGGGCGAGTACGACGCCGACGCCACGGCCTTCGTCCAGCTGCCCCCGGACGGCGCCCTGGACACGCCGCTCGCGGCGCCCGGCCACGGGTACGTACCGCCGCAGTTCACGCCGCACGCCCAGCCGGCGCCGGCCGCGGGCACGGACCCGGCGGCGGCGGGCTCCTGGATGGTGCCGCCGCAGCACGAGCCGATGCCGGAGCCTGCCGGGCAGCACGACCAGGACCCGCACGCCACGGGCCGGTGGAGCTTCCCCGAGACCGAAGCGGCGGCCGACGGGCCGAGCGAGCTGACCGGCCAGTGGACGATCCCGGTCGCCCAGGGCGATCTTCCGGACGAGTCGGGTGAGTTCACGACGTCGGCGCTGGCCTCCCAGTGGGGCGGCGGCGCGCCTCCGGCGACGCTGCCGGGCGGTGCGTCCGCTCCCTGGGCGACGGCGCCCGAGACCCCGGAGCCGCCCGCGGAGCCTGCCGCTCCGCCGGTGTACCCGGCGACGCTGCCCGGCGGTGCGTCCGCTCCCTGGGCGACGGTGCCCGAGACGCCGGAGCCGCCCGCGGAGCCTGCCGGGGCGGGGGCACCCGAGCCCGCCGCCGTACCGGAAGCGGTCGTACCGGAGCAGGCCCCCGGCCCCGGGACGGCCGAGGGCGAGGCCGAGGCCGCGGGATCGGCCGAGCCCGCGGAGCCCGACGCACCCACCGCCGACGCACCCACCGCCCGCGCCGTCAACGACGAGCACCCCCATACCTCGTACGTCCTCCGTGTGAACGGAGCCGACCGCCCCGTCACGGACGCCTGGGTCGGCGAGTCGCTCCTCTACGTGCTGCGCGAGCGCCTCGGCCTCGCCGGCGCCAAGGACGGCTGCTCGCAGGGCGAGTGCGGCGCGTGCAACGTCCAGGTCGACGGCCGCCTCGTCGCCTCCTGCCTCGTACCCGCCGCCACGGCGGCCGGCTCCGAGGTCCGCACCGTCGAGGGCCTCGCCACCGACGGCGAGCCCTCCGACGTCCAGCGCGCCCTCGCCAAGTGCGGTGCCGTCCAGTGCGGCTACTGCATCCCCGGCATGGCCATGACCGTCCACGACCTGCTCGAGGGCAACCACGCCCCCACGGAGCTGGAGACCCGCCAGGCGCTCTGCGGCAACCTGTGCCGCTGCTCCGGCTACCGCGGCGTCCTCGAAGCCGTACGCGAGGTCGTCACCGAGCGCGAGGCGAGCGCCGCGGCGGCGGCAGCAGCCGTGGCCGACTCCGACGATGAGCAGACCGCCGAGCAGGCCCGTATCCCGCACCAGGCGCCCCCGGGTGCGGGTAGTGTGCAGCCCCACCCGCACGACGGAGGCATGGCGTGA
- a CDS encoding WXG100 family type VII secretion target yields the protein MAQKDGGGGGGRTDFSSMPHEKMLEWLDQASSSQVQAAADRLSAASFELGEIAQQLKFRPERVEWKGEGQQAFIDWGASLASATQRLSDYSDEASRWMSRAAGAIAEAQSSIPRYTTKEQAQANLDAAASAPNDPDSRTVGPKAQAELAAFALAKEKNRLDAAETMSRLGKNFEESSAQMRGLEVPTFQPPPERFVPKDSGFVSGGESDLNRSGTGSGSSAGSTYASPAHPGGGQDVSPVPRAAASSSVVAQPQEPVSMGIDSVQTLLPQTQQPPSLTPGGPPPTGRPDGGMPPVGVIPPLGAGGTNGPTTTGGRPVTGGLRPPTLPGTGPLGTGPGGVRTPRDSGIVGGRPVPQNPGRPASGMPRGTVIGGEGTHGRPLMGGGSGGGMHAPMGGQGVTGGRRLAYESGGMVGGRGVQQPGAVGARPFTPGGSGLIRGAASSESGARSGGQAGRAGAVPNARQGAIGDHDERGGARPNYLLEEEETWQQNSRRVVPPVID from the coding sequence ATGGCCCAGAAAGACGGCGGCGGTGGCGGGGGCAGGACCGACTTCTCGAGCATGCCCCACGAGAAGATGCTCGAGTGGCTCGACCAGGCGAGTAGTTCCCAGGTGCAGGCAGCGGCCGATCGCTTGTCCGCGGCGTCGTTCGAGCTCGGGGAGATCGCTCAGCAACTGAAGTTCCGCCCGGAGCGAGTGGAGTGGAAGGGCGAGGGCCAGCAGGCGTTCATCGACTGGGGCGCGAGCCTCGCGAGCGCCACGCAGCGCCTGTCCGACTACAGCGACGAGGCGTCGCGGTGGATGAGCCGCGCGGCGGGCGCGATCGCCGAGGCCCAGAGCTCGATCCCGCGGTACACGACCAAGGAGCAGGCCCAGGCGAACCTCGACGCGGCGGCGTCAGCGCCGAACGACCCGGACTCGCGGACGGTCGGCCCGAAGGCACAGGCCGAGCTGGCGGCTTTCGCGCTGGCGAAGGAGAAGAACCGCCTGGACGCGGCCGAGACGATGAGCCGGCTCGGGAAGAACTTCGAGGAGTCGTCGGCGCAGATGCGGGGGTTGGAGGTGCCGACGTTTCAGCCGCCGCCGGAGCGGTTCGTGCCGAAGGATTCCGGGTTCGTTAGTGGCGGGGAGTCGGACCTCAACCGGTCAGGTACCGGAAGCGGTTCTTCAGCGGGAAGCACCTACGCTTCACCTGCCCATCCGGGCGGGGGCCAGGACGTGTCTCCAGTTCCTCGCGCCGCGGCTTCGTCATCAGTAGTTGCGCAGCCGCAGGAGCCTGTCTCCATGGGTATCGACAGCGTGCAGACGCTGCTCCCGCAAACCCAGCAGCCTCCTTCCCTCACGCCCGGTGGCCCTCCGCCGACCGGTCGTCCTGACGGAGGCATGCCGCCCGTCGGCGTGATCCCGCCTCTCGGTGCTGGCGGCACCAACGGGCCCACCACCACCGGAGGCCGCCCTGTCACCGGTGGCTTGCGTCCGCCGACGCTTCCTGGAACCGGCCCTCTCGGCACTGGTCCCGGAGGAGTCCGCACGCCCCGTGACTCAGGCATCGTCGGAGGACGTCCTGTGCCGCAGAACCCGGGCCGTCCCGCCAGTGGTATGCCGCGCGGCACAGTGATCGGTGGCGAAGGCACCCACGGTCGCCCCCTCATGGGCGGCGGTTCCGGTGGTGGCATGCACGCCCCGATGGGTGGCCAGGGGGTCACTGGTGGCCGACGTCTTGCATACGAGAGCGGTGGCATGGTCGGTGGCCGAGGCGTCCAGCAGCCTGGCGCGGTCGGCGCGCGTCCCTTCACGCCTGGCGGTTCCGGGCTGATCCGTGGAGCTGCCAGCAGCGAGAGCGGGGCCCGCTCGGGCGGGCAGGCTGGTCGAGCCGGTGCGGTGCCGAACGCCCGCCAAGGAGCGATCGGTGACCACGACGAGCGAGGCGGAGCGCGCCCCAACTACCTGTTGGAAGAGGAGGAGACCTGGCAGCAGAACAGCCGCCGAGTGGTTCCTCCCGTCATCGACTGA
- a CDS encoding beta-N-acetylhexosaminidase, whose translation MTSTDLIPAPSGIECRADSPGRFALDGDTRLDARPGTEGVARWLRSALGAATGLPLADGEGPRSILLRVSADVERELGPEGYRLSTDGSVEDVAVVIEGGSTAGVFWGAQTLRQLLGPDAHRRAPIGPAGQDRDVPMVTIEDSPRFRWRGLMLDVARHFLPKDDVLRYLDLLAAHKLNVFHFHLTDDQGWRIEIKRFPRLTEAGAWRSRTKWGHGASELWEEKPHGGHYTQDDIREIVAYAAERHISVVPEIDIPGHSQAAIAAYPELGNTDVIDTTSLSTWDTWGVSPNVLAPTDNTLRFYEGVFEEVLDLFPAATSPFVHIGGDECLKDQWKQSPAAQARIKELGLADEDELQSWFIRHFDGWLTARGRRLIGWDEILEGGLAPGAAVSSWRGYAGGIAAARAGHDVVMCPEQQVYFDHRQAPGDDEPMPIGYVRTLEDVYRFEPVPPELAGTPAAAHVLGTQANVWTEVMQDRSRVDYQVFPRLAAFAEVAWSALPAPAERDFADFDRRMAAHYRRLDALGVDYRPPGGPLPWQQRPGVLGRPIEGAPPIV comes from the coding sequence ATGACCTCTACGGATCTGATCCCGGCGCCGAGTGGCATCGAGTGCCGGGCCGACAGCCCCGGCCGCTTCGCGCTCGACGGGGACACCAGGCTGGACGCACGGCCGGGCACGGAGGGCGTGGCGCGGTGGCTGCGCAGCGCACTCGGCGCGGCCACAGGGCTGCCGCTCGCCGACGGCGAAGGCCCGCGCAGCATTCTGCTCCGCGTCAGCGCGGACGTGGAGCGGGAACTCGGCCCCGAGGGCTACCGGCTGTCCACGGACGGCTCCGTCGAGGACGTCGCCGTCGTCATCGAAGGCGGCAGCACCGCAGGGGTGTTCTGGGGTGCCCAGACGCTCCGGCAGCTGCTGGGGCCCGACGCCCACCGCAGAGCGCCCATCGGCCCGGCCGGCCAGGACCGGGACGTCCCGATGGTCACCATCGAGGACTCACCCCGCTTCCGCTGGCGCGGACTCATGCTCGACGTCGCCCGCCACTTCCTCCCCAAAGACGACGTCCTGCGCTATCTCGATCTCCTCGCCGCCCACAAGCTCAACGTCTTCCACTTCCACCTCACCGACGACCAGGGCTGGCGCATCGAGATCAAGCGCTTTCCCCGTCTCACGGAAGCCGGCGCCTGGCGTTCGCGGACGAAATGGGGACACGGGGCGTCGGAGCTCTGGGAAGAGAAACCGCACGGCGGCCACTACACCCAGGACGACATCCGGGAAATCGTCGCCTACGCCGCCGAGCGGCATATCTCCGTCGTCCCCGAGATCGACATCCCGGGCCACTCGCAGGCCGCCATCGCCGCATACCCGGAGCTCGGCAACACCGACGTCATCGACACGACCTCCCTTTCGACGTGGGACACCTGGGGCGTCAGCCCGAACGTACTCGCCCCCACCGACAACACCCTCCGCTTCTACGAAGGGGTCTTCGAGGAGGTCCTCGACCTCTTCCCGGCCGCCACCTCCCCCTTCGTCCACATCGGCGGCGACGAGTGCCTCAAGGACCAGTGGAAGCAGTCACCGGCCGCCCAGGCACGTATCAAGGAGCTCGGCCTCGCCGACGAGGACGAGCTCCAGTCCTGGTTCATCCGCCACTTCGACGGGTGGCTGACCGCCCGCGGCCGGCGCCTCATCGGCTGGGACGAGATCCTCGAAGGCGGTCTGGCCCCCGGCGCCGCGGTCTCGTCGTGGCGCGGCTACGCCGGCGGGATCGCCGCCGCACGGGCCGGACACGACGTCGTCATGTGCCCCGAGCAGCAGGTCTACTTCGACCACCGGCAGGCACCCGGCGACGACGAGCCGATGCCCATCGGATACGTCCGCACACTGGAGGACGTCTACCGCTTCGAACCCGTTCCGCCGGAGCTGGCCGGAACGCCCGCGGCCGCCCATGTCCTCGGCACCCAGGCCAACGTCTGGACCGAGGTCATGCAGGACCGCTCCCGCGTCGACTACCAGGTCTTCCCGCGCCTCGCCGCCTTCGCCGAGGTCGCCTGGTCCGCGCTCCCCGCCCCCGCCGAGCGCGACTTCGCGGATTTCGACCGGCGAATGGCCGCCCACTACCGGCGCCTTGACGCGCTCGGTGTCGACTACCGGCCGCCCGGTGGCCCGTTGCCGTGGCAGCAGCGCCCCGGGGTGCTCGGACGTCCGATCGAGGGGGCGCCCCCAATCGTGTGA
- the mycP gene encoding type VII secretion-associated serine protease mycosin, which translates to MRTSSTRMGRGQAVLSAVLGMLLVGIAAGPAHADSIRSQQWHLDAMGAEEIWEISTGQGVKVAVIDSGVNATNPDLMGQVLKGKDLAPKEAGDEHTDYHGHGTSMAGLIAGTGESGGGDGAFGLAPGAKILPIRIPDSGWDINRSSKIKEYNRAASDGIRYATDEGAKVINMSQKVLEGSPELTAAVKYALDKGSLVFAGSGNDGDNSQGYPASTPGVVGVGALGKDLKKTEESQWGPQVDVSAPGEEMVHACNGKTGLCKSHGTSDATAIASATAALIWSKHPEWTNNQVLRVMLNTISAPTSGNKRNDYIGYGAVRPLRALKTPGDPGPADVFPLPDLAAAEPKSPSPEASEPVDSSESGTDDKPASAASAADGSSNTGLWIGLGVAAAALIGAAIAISVTRSRRS; encoded by the coding sequence ATGCGCACCAGCAGTACTCGAATGGGTCGTGGCCAGGCCGTCCTTTCGGCCGTGCTTGGGATGCTGCTGGTGGGCATTGCAGCTGGGCCAGCGCACGCCGACTCGATCCGCTCCCAGCAATGGCATCTGGATGCCATGGGCGCTGAAGAGATCTGGGAAATCAGTACGGGCCAGGGTGTCAAGGTGGCCGTCATCGACAGCGGCGTCAACGCTACGAATCCCGACCTCATGGGCCAGGTCCTCAAGGGGAAGGATCTGGCTCCGAAGGAGGCCGGTGACGAGCACACCGATTATCACGGACATGGGACGAGCATGGCAGGGCTCATCGCCGGCACGGGTGAGAGCGGCGGTGGTGATGGCGCATTCGGTCTGGCTCCTGGTGCCAAGATTCTTCCCATCCGCATTCCCGACTCCGGCTGGGACATCAACCGATCGTCAAAGATCAAGGAGTACAACCGCGCAGCCTCGGATGGGATTCGATACGCGACTGACGAGGGCGCGAAGGTCATCAACATGTCGCAGAAAGTGCTGGAGGGATCGCCTGAGCTGACTGCAGCAGTGAAGTATGCCCTGGACAAAGGCTCATTGGTCTTCGCCGGATCGGGCAACGACGGGGACAATTCGCAGGGCTACCCAGCCAGCACTCCTGGAGTTGTCGGCGTCGGAGCCCTTGGCAAGGATCTGAAGAAGACTGAGGAGTCCCAGTGGGGCCCCCAAGTCGATGTGTCCGCACCGGGCGAGGAAATGGTTCATGCCTGCAACGGCAAGACGGGCCTGTGCAAGTCCCACGGCACCAGCGACGCCACCGCCATCGCCTCCGCCACCGCCGCCCTGATCTGGTCCAAGCATCCTGAATGGACCAACAACCAGGTCCTCCGCGTCATGCTCAACACGATCAGCGCCCCGACAAGCGGCAACAAGCGCAACGACTACATCGGTTACGGCGCCGTCCGCCCCCTCCGCGCCCTGAAGACTCCCGGCGACCCCGGCCCTGCCGATGTCTTTCCGCTCCCGGACCTGGCGGCTGCTGAACCGAAGTCGCCTTCCCCGGAAGCCTCCGAGCCCGTGGACAGCTCGGAGTCCGGGACCGACGACAAGCCGGCCTCAGCTGCATCTGCCGCTGACGGCAGCAGCAACACCGGTCTCTGGATCGGCCTGGGTGTGGCCGCCGCCGCGCTCATCGGCGCTGCAATCGCCATCTCTGTGACCCGTTCCCGGCGGAGCTGA
- a CDS encoding xanthine dehydrogenase family protein molybdopterin-binding subunit, which yields MSKDAATTLTTPQAGDGTQQDPRQEPPTHGLGASLLQADARAKTEGTFPYASDLWAEGLLWAAILRSPHPHARITSVDTSGATDMPGVHAVITHEDVPGDTAYGRGIADRPVFASETVRHHGEAIAAVAADHPDTARLAAAAITVEYEVLEPVTDPEKAFAADPLHPDGNLIRHIPLSFGDPEAAGETVVEGLYRIGRQDPAPIGAEAGLAVPRPDGGVELYTASTDPHTDRDLAAACFGLPPEQVKVVVTGVPGATGDREDPGFQIPLGLLALKTGCPVKLTATREESFLGHAHRHPTLLRYRHHADADGRLVKVEAQILLDAGAYADASSESLAAAVAFACGPYVVPHAFIEGWAVRTNNPPSGHVRGEGAMQVCAAYEAQMDKLAANLGLDPVELRLRNALATGDILPTGQTVTCPAPVAELLGAVRDFPLPALPMDTPEEAWLLPGGPEGAGEPGAVRRGVGYALGMVHMLGAEGADEVATATVRVRDGVATVICAAVETGQGFSTLARQVVQETLGIDEVHVAPVDTDQPPAGPAAHGRHTWVSGGAVERAAKMVRTQLLQPLAHKFGMSTELLQITDGKITSYDGVLSTTVTEAMDGKELWATAQCRPHPTEPLDDQGQGDAFVGLAFCAIRAVVDVDIELGSVRVVEVAVAQDVGRVLNPAQLAARIEAGITQGVGTALTENLRTARGLVRHPDLTGYALPTSLDAPDIRIVKLVEERDVVAPFGAKAASAVPVVTTPSAIASAVRAATGRPVNRLPIRPQAAVAVPPNS from the coding sequence GTGAGCAAGGACGCGGCCACCACTCTGACGACGCCCCAGGCGGGCGACGGCACTCAGCAGGACCCCCGGCAGGAGCCGCCCACCCACGGCCTCGGCGCATCGCTCCTGCAGGCCGACGCCCGCGCCAAGACCGAGGGCACCTTCCCGTACGCCTCCGACCTGTGGGCCGAGGGTCTGCTGTGGGCGGCGATCCTGCGCTCCCCGCACCCCCACGCCCGTATCACCTCCGTCGACACCAGCGGCGCCACCGACATGCCGGGCGTGCACGCGGTCATCACGCACGAGGACGTCCCGGGCGACACCGCGTACGGCCGGGGGATCGCCGACCGCCCCGTCTTCGCGTCCGAGACCGTCCGCCACCACGGCGAGGCGATCGCCGCCGTCGCGGCCGACCACCCCGACACGGCCCGGCTCGCCGCCGCCGCGATCACGGTCGAGTACGAAGTACTCGAACCGGTCACCGACCCCGAGAAGGCGTTCGCCGCCGACCCCCTGCACCCCGACGGCAACCTGATCCGGCACATCCCGCTCAGCTTCGGCGACCCCGAGGCGGCGGGCGAGACGGTCGTCGAAGGCCTGTACCGGATCGGCCGCCAGGACCCGGCCCCCATCGGCGCCGAGGCGGGCCTGGCCGTCCCCCGCCCCGACGGCGGCGTCGAGCTCTACACCGCGTCCACCGACCCCCACACCGACCGCGACCTGGCCGCCGCCTGCTTCGGCCTGCCGCCGGAGCAGGTGAAGGTGGTCGTCACCGGCGTCCCCGGCGCGACGGGCGACCGCGAGGACCCCGGCTTCCAGATCCCGCTCGGCCTGCTGGCGCTGAAGACCGGCTGCCCCGTCAAGCTGACGGCCACCCGCGAGGAGTCCTTCCTCGGCCACGCCCACCGCCACCCCACCCTGCTCCGCTACCGCCACCACGCGGACGCCGACGGCCGCCTGGTGAAGGTGGAGGCCCAGATCCTGCTGGACGCGGGCGCCTACGCCGACGCCTCGTCGGAGTCGCTCGCCGCGGCCGTCGCCTTCGCCTGCGGCCCGTACGTCGTCCCGCACGCCTTCATCGAGGGCTGGGCCGTCCGCACCAACAACCCGCCCTCCGGCCATGTGCGCGGCGAGGGCGCGATGCAGGTGTGCGCCGCGTACGAGGCCCAGATGGACAAGCTCGCCGCGAATCTGGGCCTGGACCCCGTCGAGCTCCGCCTCCGCAACGCCCTCGCGACCGGCGACATCCTGCCCACCGGCCAGACCGTCACGTGCCCGGCCCCGGTGGCAGAACTGCTCGGCGCCGTAAGGGACTTCCCCCTCCCGGCCCTCCCCATGGACACCCCCGAGGAAGCCTGGCTCCTGCCCGGCGGCCCCGAAGGCGCGGGCGAACCGGGCGCGGTGCGCCGCGGAGTCGGCTACGCGCTCGGCATGGTCCACATGCTCGGCGCCGAAGGCGCCGACGAGGTCGCCACCGCGACCGTCAGGGTCCGGGACGGCGTCGCGACGGTCATCTGCGCGGCCGTGGAGACCGGCCAGGGCTTCTCCACCCTGGCCCGCCAGGTCGTCCAGGAGACCCTGGGCATCGACGAGGTCCACGTCGCCCCGGTCGACACCGACCAGCCCCCGGCGGGCCCGGCCGCGCACGGCCGCCACACCTGGGTCTCGGGCGGAGCGGTGGAACGCGCGGCCAAGATGGTCCGCACGCAGTTGCTCCAGCCCCTGGCCCACAAGTTCGGCATGTCCACCGAGCTGCTCCAGATCACCGACGGCAAGATCACCTCGTACGACGGCGTCCTGTCCACCACGGTCACCGAGGCCATGGACGGCAAGGAACTCTGGGCGACCGCCCAGTGCCGCCCCCACCCCACCGAACCCCTCGACGACCAGGGCCAGGGCGACGCCTTCGTCGGCCTCGCCTTCTGCGCGATCCGCGCGGTCGTCGACGTCGACATCGAACTCGGCTCCGTCCGCGTCGTCGAGGTCGCCGTCGCCCAGGACGTCGGCCGCGTCCTCAACCCTGCCCAGCTGGCGGCCCGTATCGAGGCCGGCATCACCCAGGGCGTCGGCACGGCCCTCACCGAGAACCTCCGCACCGCCCGCGGCCTGGTCCGTCACCCCGACCTCACCGGCTACGCCCTGCCCACCTCCCTCGACGCCCCCGACATCCGCATCGTCAAACTCGTCGAGGAACGCGACGTGGTGGCCCCCTTCGGCGCCAAGGCCGCCAGCGCGGTCCCGGTCGTCACCACCCCGTCCGCCATCGCCTCCGCGGTCCGCGCCGCCACGGGCCGCCCGGTCAACCGCCTCCCGATCCGGCCGCAGGCGGCGGTGGCGGTTCCGCCCAACTCGTAA
- a CDS encoding carbohydrate ABC transporter permease, with the protein MSALSPRIRIHKPWRLAAEATALAVAAVVAFPLYWMVLSAFKPAGEIQSTDPRPWTLAPSLDSFRRVFEQQEFGRYFLNSLFVAGAVVLASALIAFLAATAVTRFRFRLRTALLIMFLVAQMVPVEALTIPLFFLMRDFGQLNTLGALILPHIAFSLPFAIWMLRGFVKAVPEALEEAAYIDGASRSRFLWQILFPLVFPGLVATSVFSFISAWNDFLFAKSFIISDTSQSTLPMALLVFFKPDENDWGGIMAASTVMTIPVLVFFVLVQRRLVSGLGGAVKD; encoded by the coding sequence GTGAGCGCGCTTTCTCCGCGTATCCGCATTCACAAACCGTGGCGTCTGGCCGCCGAGGCGACCGCCCTGGCCGTCGCTGCCGTCGTCGCCTTCCCGCTCTACTGGATGGTCCTCTCCGCGTTCAAACCGGCAGGTGAGATCCAGTCCACCGATCCCCGCCCCTGGACGCTCGCCCCGTCCCTCGACTCCTTCCGCCGCGTCTTCGAACAGCAGGAATTCGGCCGCTACTTCCTCAACAGCCTCTTCGTCGCCGGCGCGGTCGTGCTCGCCTCCGCGCTCATCGCCTTTCTCGCGGCGACGGCCGTGACCCGATTCCGGTTCCGGCTCCGCACCGCGCTGCTGATCATGTTCCTGGTCGCACAGATGGTGCCGGTCGAGGCGCTGACCATCCCGCTCTTCTTCCTGATGCGGGACTTCGGACAGCTCAACACCCTCGGCGCGCTGATCCTGCCGCACATCGCCTTCTCCCTCCCGTTCGCGATCTGGATGCTGCGCGGCTTCGTCAAAGCGGTGCCGGAAGCCCTGGAGGAGGCCGCGTACATCGACGGCGCGAGCCGGTCCCGTTTCCTCTGGCAGATCCTCTTCCCGCTGGTCTTCCCGGGGCTGGTCGCGACGAGCGTCTTCTCGTTCATCTCGGCCTGGAACGACTTCCTCTTCGCGAAGTCCTTCATCATCAGCGACACCTCGCAGTCCACGCTGCCGATGGCGCTGCTGGTCTTCTTCAAGCCGGACGAGAACGACTGGGGCGGCATCATGGCGGCGTCCACCGTGATGACGATCCCGGTGCTCGTCTTCTTCGTCCTCGTCCAACGACGCCTGGTCTCGGGGCTGGGCGGAGCGGTGAAAGACTGA